AAGCAATTTCACCCAGATCAGACCGTTCGGTTTCTGTCAGTCGCACACGCACCGGGAGATTTTCCGTTGCTTCTAAAATCGAACCGCCGACAGCCCCTTCTAAATAGGCTGCTAATTGTTGCGCGATCGCGCTGTTATCGAGTCCAGCTTGTTGGGCTTGTTCCTCATCAACGGTGAAGCCCAGTTTGGGGCGATATTCACTTAAATCATCTCTGGCATGAGTGACTTCGGGAATAGAGGCTAAAATGGCTCTTGCTTCCTGTCCTAAACGCCGTAATTCCTCTAAATTAGGTCCGTAAATTCGCATTTCTACGGGGGCGTCATAAGGAGGTCCTTGTCCTAACTGTTGGACAATAAATCGGGCATCAGGAAAGGCTTGATCGAGTTCGTTTTGCACCGTTTGTACTAGTTTTTGCACCCCTTCTCCCGATTGCAGTTGCACCATCGCTTCGGCGTAATGGGATTGATTTTGTCGTTGTCCGGTAATGTTGTAGTAAAATTTGGGCGCACTTTCTCCCATCACCCAATGCACTGCTTCCACTTGGGAGTGTTCACGAATCATCTCGCTAGCCTGTTCAACTTGGTTTTTGGTTTGCGCGATCGCGGTATCGGAAGAAAATTCAACTTCAATCTGAAACTGATCGCGATCCACTAACGGAAAGAACTGCTTATCTAAACTACCTGCAACCGCAAAGCCAGCAAAGGGAATCATCAGGGTAAGGACAACTGCCAGTAATGGTTTGCCCGTCGCTTGTTCTAAACTCCAGCGATAGAAACGACTCAAACCAGCAAAAGCAATCCCATTATTCCACCATTTTCTTGATCCGGTAGGAGGAATCCGCCCGAGAAGTCTTCCCGCTAAAGCAGCAACCACCGTTAAGGAAAGGGCAAGGGAAGAGATAATCGCAAAAATCACACTAATCGAAATTGATCCCACAAATTCTCCGGCACCACCGGGGAGAAGCGCGATCGGGAGAAAGGTAAAGACAGTGGTTAAGGTGGATGCAAAAAGTGGAACTTGCAGATAGTTAATCGTTTTTGTGACAGCTTGGGAAGGGGTAGCCCCACTTTCTATTTCTGCTTGAATTTCATTGACCACAACGATCGCGTTATCAATTAGTAACCCGAGGGCAATAATCAGTCCCGTTACCGACATCTGATGAATGGCAATACCTGTGGTACTCATCCAACCCAAAACCGCACACACGGTTAAAGGGAGGGCAGTACCCACAATTAGCGAGGAACGCCAACCCATAGCCACAAAAACCACGGCAATCACTAGCACTGCAGCCAGGAGTAAATTGGCAATGAGAGAGTTAATCCGTTGGGCAACATAGTCACTCTGATCAAAAATGACCTCCAGTGCAATGCCTTGGGGAAGACGAGACCGGAACTCATCCAGTTTTTGATGAATCGTTTCAGAATACTGGTCAATACGAATGCCAGACTTCATTAATACTCCCAGCGCAATCGCGGGTTGACCGCTGACTAAGGCAAGTTGTTGCGGCGGCTGATGAATTCCCCGATCCACTGTGGCAATATCGCCTAAACGGGTAAATTCTCCTTCACGGCTGTTTTGAATGGGAATGCGACGAATTTGTTCGAGGGTTTCCAGTTCACTTTCGACTTCAATGGCAAGATTTCGTTCTGGATTCCGTAATTGTCCTGCGGAAACTTTGGCATCACTGCGACTCAGGCGATTAGCCAGTTCTTGCGGGGATAAGCCAACAGCAACCAATTCGGGTGCCTTGATTTCCACTAAAATTTCTTCTTCTGGGTCGCCAAACAGTTCCACCTCTTCGGTTCCCTGCACACTCCGCATCGCCACTGCTAGTTCCTCGGCATAGCGACGGAGAATGGCATAATTGGGGTCTCCTGGTTGCGCCCACTGGAGAGACGGAATCATGGTATAAGCCTTAATGGTCGCTTCCTCCAGTTCCGATTCGGCTACACCTGCGGGAAATTGAGCGGTTGCATCGTCTAATTTATCGCGAACTTTTGACCAAATCGGTTGCGCATCTTTCACGTCATCCACCAGTTCCACCGTTACCGTCGAAAAACCCACCCGAGAGGTAGACGAGATCGTTTTAACTGTTTCAATTTCAGTGATTTCAGATTCTAAAGGTTCAGTCACTAGGGCTTCCACGCGATCGGCACTCGCACCAGGATACGCCGTTTTAACAACCGCCGTGCGCGGAATGAGACTGGGGTCTTCTTGTCGCGGTAAGGATTGAAAGGAGGCAACGCCCCAAGCGACAATCAGGAAGATGGTGAGAATTAAGAGGCGAATATTGCGATAAAAGGGACGTACCATGATCTTTGTCCTTTGTTATTCGTCATTAGTCATTGGCTACTGAAACGGCTTGTCCGGGAACCAGGCGATGGGTTCCACTGGCGACAATGCGATCATTGGGTTGCAAGGTTCCGCGAACAAACGCGCGATTTTCTTCTTGATGTAAAATTTCCACGGCTTGTTGTTGGGCTTCCCATCCCTTCTCATCAGGGGATTCAACGACAACATAGGCTGTCCAGAGTCCCCGCAGACCCTTCGTCAGTGCCGATAAGGGTAACCAGTAACCGTCTGTTTCTATAGTTTTCGTTTGAGTGAGGCGAACGGTTTGTCCGGGATGTGTTTGAGGAATTGCTGCTTGATTGAGTTCTAAAACGACAACTTGGGTACGGGTTTCCGGGTCAATTTCTGGCAAAATTGAACTGACGGTTGCCGAAAATGGCTGAGAATCAATCGTTACCGTTTGTAAACTCCCAATTGCTAATTGGTTGGTCATCTGAGTGGGTAATCCAATGCGTGCTTCGGGAACAGTATCTTCGACTAAGCGAATTAAAGACCGACCGGTCGGTATAACGGCACCTTCATCAAAATGGCGTTGGGCAACAATGCCATCAAAGGGCGCGTTCAATACACTCTTACTGAGGGTGACCTCCAGATCTTGAATCCTGGCTTCCAATTCCTGTACTGTCGCCCGTTGCGCTGCAATTTCTTCTGGGCGCGTTCCATTGAGCCGTTCTTGCAGTTGACTGCGGGCTTCATCAAGACGGGCGGTTAGGGCTTCTTCTTGGGTAGCAAACTCGTCTCTCTGTTCTTGGGAA
The nucleotide sequence above comes from Cyanobacteria bacterium GSL.Bin1. Encoded proteins:
- a CDS encoding efflux RND transporter periplasmic adaptor subunit: MQAESTRKAITLDEDQDTERFDSPRKGRKKRLLWLGGVSLLVAGGMIGVPRLIPQSPPPQETRAINATPVKTVTLQPESGYEVTRSYTGEITARRSSELGLERGGELTEVLVEEGDRVSKGQPLARLDIRNLQAQRKQLEAQKARALAQLEELETGPRQEDINAARARVRNLQKELELKEIQRSRREFLYQEGAISQEQRDEFATQEEALTARLDEARSQLQERLNGTRPEEIAAQRATVQELEARIQDLEVTLSKSVLNAPFDGIVAQRHFDEGAVIPTGRSLIRLVEDTVPEARIGLPTQMTNQLAIGSLQTVTIDSQPFSATVSSILPEIDPETRTQVVVLELNQAAIPQTHPGQTVRLTQTKTIETDGYWLPLSALTKGLRGLWTAYVVVESPDEKGWEAQQQAVEILHQEENRAFVRGTLQPNDRIVASGTHRLVPGQAVSVAND
- a CDS encoding AcrB/AcrD/AcrF family protein gives rise to the protein MVRPFYRNIRLLILTIFLIVAWGVASFQSLPRQEDPSLIPRTAVVKTAYPGASADRVEALVTEPLESEITEIETVKTISSTSRVGFSTVTVELVDDVKDAQPIWSKVRDKLDDATAQFPAGVAESELEEATIKAYTMIPSLQWAQPGDPNYAILRRYAEELAVAMRSVQGTEEVELFGDPEEEILVEIKAPELVAVGLSPQELANRLSRSDAKVSAGQLRNPERNLAIEVESELETLEQIRRIPIQNSREGEFTRLGDIATVDRGIHQPPQQLALVSGQPAIALGVLMKSGIRIDQYSETIHQKLDEFRSRLPQGIALEVIFDQSDYVAQRINSLIANLLLAAVLVIAVVFVAMGWRSSLIVGTALPLTVCAVLGWMSTTGIAIHQMSVTGLIIALGLLIDNAIVVVNEIQAEIESGATPSQAVTKTINYLQVPLFASTLTTVFTFLPIALLPGGAGEFVGSISISVIFAIISSLALSLTVVAALAGRLLGRIPPTGSRKWWNNGIAFAGLSRFYRWSLEQATGKPLLAVVLTLMIPFAGFAVAGSLDKQFFPLVDRDQFQIEVEFSSDTAIAQTKNQVEQASEMIREHSQVEAVHWVMGESAPKFYYNITGQRQNQSHYAEAMVQLQSGEGVQKLVQTVQNELDQAFPDARFIVQQLGQGPPYDAPVEMRIYGPNLEELRRLGQEARAILASIPEVTHARDDLSEYRPKLGFTVDEEQAQQAGLDNSAIAQQLAAYLEGAVGGSILEATENLPVRVRLTETERSDLGEIASLDLRPQNSNDRNFRPNSAFGEFNLVPQRATISRRNEQRVNTVQAFIKAGVLPSTVLETFQQKLDAQNFELPPGYSYEWGGEQEESNQAVGNLLLYVPLLVIGMSIALVLSLNSFRQAAIIAMIAIASVGMALFALWMTDSILGFMAIIGSMGLVGIAINDSIVVLSAFNEDQRAKQGDPKAIREVVMKATRHVLTTTVTTMMGFVPLLAAGDPFWQPLAIAIAGGIAGSSVMALYFAPAMYLLLMHRLPRRLRKSTRSSKVSEPAY